A portion of the Candidatus Hydrogenedentota bacterium genome contains these proteins:
- the nadC gene encoding carboxylating nicotinate-nucleotide diphosphorylase produces the protein MKKMLEKTVSLALSEDIGQEDLTTNTTVSPDLRCRARLISKDTGVLSGMRPFRCAFDLLEADVQDWSGLQDGTPFGNGDLLAEFTGNAQAVLTAERTALNFVQRLSGVASLTAQFVKEVKGLPCKICGTRKTSPMIRQLEKEAIVHGGGSNHRHTLFNGILIKENHVMMAGGITEAVRRATERTHHLMRIAVEVRTLDEFDEALKAAAGVIMLDNMSLDDMKEAVSRVKDHQVLLEASGNATLDRVRAMAETGVQFVSVGVLTHSARSIDMTLLIEHA, from the coding sequence GACATCGGTCAGGAAGATTTAACGACCAACACCACCGTTTCCCCCGATCTGCGGTGCCGCGCCCGATTGATTTCAAAAGATACGGGCGTCCTCAGTGGGATGCGTCCTTTTCGTTGTGCCTTTGATCTCTTGGAAGCTGACGTTCAAGACTGGAGCGGCTTACAAGACGGCACTCCTTTCGGCAATGGTGATTTGCTCGCAGAGTTCACCGGAAATGCGCAGGCCGTGCTCACAGCCGAGCGGACAGCGTTGAATTTTGTGCAGCGCCTCTCCGGTGTTGCGTCGCTCACCGCCCAGTTTGTGAAGGAAGTTAAAGGACTTCCCTGTAAGATATGCGGAACGCGAAAAACGAGTCCCATGATCCGCCAGTTGGAAAAAGAAGCGATCGTTCACGGGGGCGGATCCAACCATCGCCATACGCTGTTTAACGGCATTTTGATTAAAGAAAATCATGTGATGATGGCAGGCGGCATAACGGAAGCGGTGCGCCGCGCAACAGAAAGAACACACCATCTCATGCGTATTGCTGTTGAAGTGCGTACCTTGGATGAGTTTGACGAAGCACTGAAGGCCGCCGCCGGTGTTATTATGTTGGACAATATGAGTTTGGACGATATGAAAGAAGCGGTAAGCCGCGTTAAGGATCATCAGGTACTTCTTGAAGCCAGTGGCAATGCCACCCTTGATCGGGTCCGTGCCATGGCTGAAACAGGCGTCCAATTCGTATCGGTCGGCGTTTTAACCCATTCTGCCCGGTCTATTGATATGACCTTGCTCATTGAGCACGCCTGA